A stretch of the Conger conger chromosome 3, fConCon1.1, whole genome shotgun sequence genome encodes the following:
- the mrnip gene encoding MRN complex-interacting protein, with amino-acid sequence MVQEFHVLRCFSCQTFQVHQVKKSKKWNCKVCGEKQSLVKVFGRGSGADCRRHVQKLNSLRGELQEAEHARDPEGEEEELQDEGDEALTCENELVQTGPVPPRLELGAAGAVSRWSKFLSLSGEEAGPEEGEEPEENVYTERRAYGSSRRGHARNSGKRKRSWRFSTPPGESACPENSWADQSAVKDPWSPANRRTQCEGQRDAHSGSWAASTISHDASVTGRPPPAAEAAPPPGACRVEPEVRSSKWGRFLSVRRDYDDDDDEEEAPQRVSWAGTSKGRTGSEEPPGLPSVPSPVCTGRFEEHRHFEEVQEEVRLTDSVFVGYTENSPESEIVTLKFSPGYQCIQKVANNRDGLSHLNSGLSAKPAPVRPQNLSISKPHPSLHSLFQTDEDFDETL; translated from the exons ATGGTGCAAGAGTTTCATGTTCTCAGGTGCTTTTCGTGCCAGACCTTTCAAGTTCACCAG GTTAAAAAGAGCAAAAAATGGAATTGCAAGGTGTGTGGAGAAAAGCAATCACTCGTAAAG GTGTTCGGACGGGGTTCTGGTGCGGACTGCAGACGTCACGTCCAGAAGCTGAACTCCCTTCGCGGGGAGCTCCAGGAGGCGGAACATGCGAG GGATCCGGAGGGTGAGGAGGAAGAACTCCAGGATGAAGGTGATGAGGCTCTAACCTGTGAAAATGAGCTGGTCCAGACCGGACCTGTACCACCCAGGCTGGAACTA GGCGCTGCTGGTGCTGTGAGTCGCTGGAGCAAATTCCTCAGCCTATCAGGAGAGGAGGCGGGcccagaggagggggaggagcctgaGGAGAATGTTTACACGGAGCGGAGGGCCTATGGCAGCAGCCGACGCGGCCACGCCAGGAACTCTGG GAAGCGCAAGCGGAGCTGGCGATTCTCGACCCCGCCCGGGGAGTCTGCTTGTCCCGAGAACAGCTGGGCCGACCAAAGTGCAGTTAAGGACCCCTGGAGCCCAGCCAATCGGAGAACG cagtgtgaggggCAGCGCGACGCACACTCCGGCTCCTGGGCAGCATCGACAATTTCCCATGATGCCTCGGTCACCGGCAGACCCCCTCCTGCAGCTGAAGCCGCTCCCCCACCTGGGGCCTGCAGAGTTGAGCCTGAGGTCAGGAGCTCCAAGTGGGGCAGGTTTCTGTCTGTGCGACGGgactatgatgatgatgatgatgaggaagaggcGCCACAGAGAGTCTCTTGGGCAGGTACCTCCAAGGGTAGGACAGGAAGTGAAGAACCGCCGGGTTTACCTTCTGTCCCCAGCCCAGTCTGCACGGGTCGCTTTGAGGAACACCGCCATTTTGAAGAAGTCCAGGAGGAAGTCCGCTTAACcgacagtgtgtttgtgggatatACAGAGAACAGTCCGGAAAGCGAGATTGTCACCCTCAAGTTTTCTCCCGGTTACCAATGCATTCAGAAGGTAGCCAATAACAGAGATGGTCTCAGTCACCTTAACTCAGGACTCTCTGCTAAGCCAGCTCCTGTTCGTCCCCAGAACCTGTCAATCAGCAAGCCACacccctctctccactcccttTTCCAGACTGACGAGGACTTTGACGAGACCTTATAG
- the sqstm1 gene encoding sequestosome-1: protein MSMTVKAYLLGKEDIHKEIRRFTVDQDVTSSFEYLNRKVADVFQSLRNATFQMYYRDEDGDMIAFSSDEELIMGLTSVKDDTMRIFIKEKKEHRRDAPPQGAPGPAPFPFPFPGPPHMGPPPHMGPPPHVAAVHPNVTCDGCEGPVAGTRFKCTVCPDYDLCSPCQAKGLHKEHALLPIWHPLNNMFEHWFPRGKWMRKMRHGMPHCMWAGAQNQNQARPEAGPSGTCPASQPGPSAPENGPTKPDGEASTQANVEYLKNIGEGVAAMLSPLGIDVDIDVEHDGKRTKVTPPPPESGGPPSAQSGGTQGGGEEEEAADRQSSLRSNASGAKGPKELGSDEEWTHLNPKEVDPSTGELQSMRVEEGQEEVVSLEVSAQGPTGLREAALYPHLPQDADPRLVESLSQMLSMGFTDDGGWLTRLLHTKDYDIGAALDTIQYSKPGQNQN from the exons ATGTCAATGACAGTGAAAGCATATCTACTCGGCAAGGAGGACATCCATAAGGAGATCCGCCGTTTCACCGTAGACCAAGATGTGACCAGCAGTTTCGAGTACCTGAATCGAAAAGTGGCCGACGTTTTCCAAAGCCTTCGGAATGCAACCTTCCAGATGTACTACAGAG ATGAGGACGGGGACATGATCGCGTTCTCCTCAGACGAGGAGCTGATCATGGGGCTCACGTCTGTGAAGGATGACACCATGCGCATCTTCATCAAAG agaAGAAGGAGCACAGGCGTGATGCTCCCCCGCAGGGGGCCCCCGGTCCCGCTCCCTTCCCGTTCCCCTTCCCGGGGCCCCCCCACATGGGGCCCCCTCCCCACATGGGACCGCCGCCCCACGTCGCTGCCGTGCACCCCAACGTGACCTGCGACGGCTGCGAGGGCCCGGTGGCCGGCACGCGCTTCAAGTGCACGGTGTGCCCGGACTACGACCTCTGCTCCCCCTGCCAGGCCAAGGGCCTGCACAAGGAGCACGCTCTGCTGCCCATCTGGCACCCGCTCAACAACATGTTCGAG CACTGGTTCCCTCGTGGGAAATGGATGCGCAAGATGAGGCATGGCATGCCCCACTGCATGTGGGCCGGagcccagaaccagaaccaagCTCGGCCTGAGGCCGGCCCGTCCGGAACCTGCCCTGCCTCCCAGCCCGGCCCCTCTGCCCCAGAGAACGGGCCTACCAAGCCCG ACGGAGAGGCCTCCACCCAGGCCAACGTGGAGTACCTGAAGAACATCGGTGAGGgtgtggcggccatgttgagTCCTCTGG GCATCGACGTGGACATCGACGTGGAGCACGACGGGAAACGCACTAAAGTCACCCCGCCCCCGCCCGAGTCCGGAGGCCCCCCGAGCGCCCAGTCCGGGGGAACGCAAGGGGgcggtgaggaagaggaggccgcagacagacagagcagtCTGAGGAGCAACGCGAGCGGGGCAAAG ggaCCAAAGGAGCTGGGCAGCGATGAGGAGTGGACACACCTCAATCCGAAGGAGGTGGACCCCTCCACGGGGGAGCTGCAGTCTATGAGGGTGGAGGAGGGCCAAGAGGAAGTGGTGTCCCTCGAGGTGTCTGCACAGGGTCCCACGGGCCTGCGTGAGGCAGCACTCTACCCACACCTGCCACAAG ACGCCGACCCGCGTCTGGTGGAGTCCCTGTCCCAGATGCTGTCCATGGGCTTCACAGACGACGGGGGCTGGCTCACCCGCCTGCTCCACACCAAAGACTACGACATCGGGGCGGCACTGGACACCATCCAGTACTCCAAACCGGGGCAAAATCAAAAttaa